DNA sequence from the Thiosulfativibrio zosterae genome:
AAAAAACTTTGTTTTCTCATTTGCGCTCTAATCCTATAGACTGCGTCCTGCTAATTAAACTATTTCTTGCAGGAGAGCAGGTATGAAAGAAACATCTTGGATTAATTTACCCAGTTTGTCATTGCCAGTGAAGGCGTTGTTTACAGGTTATATTTTTGTGGTAGGTTTAGGCCTGATGATGGCGGGTGCTCAGATCATGCTAACGCATGGTATGGCGGATGGGAAATTAGGTGTTTCTATCGATGACATCGTTTACAGCTACTACGGAAACCGTAATGGCTCAAAGTTAGAATCTAAATTATTAGGTTCAATGAAAGACAAAGCTTCCCCAGAAGAAAACATCACTATGATTAAATGGGCGCGTGATGGTGCTTCGGAAGCAGAATGGAAAACAACCATTAAGCCGATTGTGGATGCCAAATGTGCAATGTGTCACGCCAATATCCCAACTTTACCAAATATTACTAAGTTTGAAGAAATTGCAAAAATTGCTGAGGTTGATCATGGAGCCGATGTAACTGCATTAACCCGTGTTTCTCATATTCACTTATTTGGTATTTCGTTTATCTTCTTCTTTGTGGGTTTGATTTTCTCTTTATCTGTTGGTTTTAAACAATGGCATAAAGCGGTCATTATTTTTGTTCCGTTTGCTTTCTTAATCCTAGATATCGCATCTTGGTGGTTAACCAAAATGAATCCTAACTTTGCTTGGTTTGTGATTATCGGTGGTATCGGTTACAGCCTTGCAGCGGCGATTATGTTGTTTACTTCGCTTTATCAAATGTGGATTATGCCTTTGCGTGGTCAACATTCAGATACCAATGCATGGTTAGAACACAATTAAATTAATAATTATTGATAAAGGCTTCTTCAGAAGCCTTTTTTTTGATGAGTGAAACATAAAAACCTAGGAATAAACTAGGTTTTTTAACTTGATGTTTTTGTAAGCGAAAACCTTAAAAACCCACTGATTAACTAGGTTTATTCATATATAAAATTTATTTTACCTTATAAAAATAAGTGATTTTTATAGTGCATCACCTTTCTCTATACTAGCCGGGTTAATATTACTTCTAGAGCTGTTTTGTTAAAACAAAATGGCTCTCATTAAACAGGGATAAGTTTATGGCCTGGAAATTTCCTAAGCTCACACGCAGAACCTTCTTACAAGGCGCAGCCGCCGCTACTGCAGTTGGTACTTTAGCCACTTCTAAAATTGCTTCTGCACATCTTCCTTCTTGGGATGATTTAATGTTTGCAGATAGCAAACGTAAAGAGATGAAAGAAAAAATCAATTTTACGATTTGTAACTTCTGCTCATCATTATGTGACATTGAAATCAGAACGCTCACGGATGGCGAAAATAGTCGTATTGTAAAATTAGAGGGAAATCCTCACTCTACCCTAAACCGCGGCCGTGCTTGTGCGCGTGGACAATCAGGTGTCTTTCAAACCTATGATACAGACCGTATCAAGACGCCCTTGATTCGTGTAGAAGGCTCTAAGCGTGGCGAAATGGCTTTCCGTAAAGCCTCTTGGGAAGAAGCCTATGCTTATATCTCTAAAAACTCTGAAGGTGTCAAACCTTGGGAATGGACCACGGTCGGTGGTTGGACTAACTGTATTTTCTATATGAATTGGGCTGTGGCTTTCTCTATGGCCAACCAAATTCCAAACATTGTCGCCTCGCCCATGCAACACTGTGTGACCACAGGTCACTTAGGTACCGATGCGGTAACAGGTAACTTCAACATCCACGATGAAATTCTGCCTGATTTTGATAATGCGCGTTACATCATGTACATCGCCAACAATGGCTCGATGGGTGCTGTTTCTACGGCGCGTGTTGTTCGTGCCACAGAAGGGATTCAGCGTGGAGCTAAAGTGGTGGTATTAGACCCACGTTTATCAGAAACCGCTGCCAAGGCTGACGAATGGGTGCGTATTCGTCCTGGTACGGATTTAGATTTCACCATGGCCATGATGAACGAAATCATGTCTAAAGATTATTACGACAAAGAATTCTGTATTAAACACACCAACTTGCCTTTCTTTATTACCAAAGATGCTGATGGCGAGTGGCAAATTGTGCGTGATGCCAAAGGCAATTTTGCCATTTGGGACGAAGTCACAGAGCAAGCACAATGGGTTAAATCTCACGATAACGAAAATACCCGTGATATCAATGGCAAGCGTGTGATTCCAGTATTGCGTTTACCAGAAGGTTTTACGTTTAATGGCAAAGCAGTGCAAACTGTTTTTGAAGCGCAATTAGACGAGATTAAACATGTCACGCCTGAGTTTGCGGCCAAAACCACCACCATCCCAGCAGAAGACATCGTGCGTATTGCTTATGAGTATTCGCATATCAAACCTTCGATTATTGATCCAGGTTGGATGGGCGCACGTTATAACAATGTGCAAATGTTGCGTCGTACCCAAGCCATGTTACAAACATTGGTGGGTGGTATTGATGTGAAAGGTGGCTGGATTAACGCTGGTGAAGTGCGTGAAAAAGTTGAAAAAGCACATCACGCTCGCATGAAAGGTGAAACTCAACCCTATCCATTAGCAACGGTTGCCGGTATGCCATTTGCAGAAATGGTGGTCGATGTTTTCAGTAACCCTAAAAACTTTAACCATGGCAAACCTGCTTGGGCTTATGCATTTGCAGAACAACAAAAAGCGGCTGGCAAGCCTTGGGTGTCATTACCTGTGATGGCTGACACCGGTTTAGAAGAATCTGTGAAGGGTGAATTGATTTACAAAGGCGAACAATATTTAACCAAAGCCTTGTTTATCAACGGTGCTAACCCAGTACACCATTATTTCCCTGAAGGTATGTGGAAAGACATTTTGCAACACGACAATATGAAGTGTGTGGTGTGTATGGATGTTTTGCCATCCGATACAACGGCTTATGCCGATGTTATTTTGCCAAACTCAACCTATTTAGAGCGTGATGAGCCTGCAGTTTATGGTGGCGGTGTTAACCAAGACTTAAACCTAAGAACGCGTTTTAGAGCGATTGATCCTCTTTACGACACCAAAGAAGTCACCGATGTCATGTTCAAGATGACAGAGATTATTTCAGGTGCAGCAGGTGTTGAAGCCTACTTTAATACGATTGAATCTTTAGCAGGTATTTCAGCTAAAACAGCTAAGC
Encoded proteins:
- a CDS encoding elongation factor-1 alpha; its protein translation is MKETSWINLPSLSLPVKALFTGYIFVVGLGLMMAGAQIMLTHGMADGKLGVSIDDIVYSYYGNRNGSKLESKLLGSMKDKASPEENITMIKWARDGASEAEWKTTIKPIVDAKCAMCHANIPTLPNITKFEEIAKIAEVDHGADVTALTRVSHIHLFGISFIFFFVGLIFSLSVGFKQWHKAVIIFVPFAFLILDIASWWLTKMNPNFAWFVIIGGIGYSLAAAIMLFTSLYQMWIMPLRGQHSDTNAWLEHN
- a CDS encoding molybdopterin-dependent oxidoreductase; the encoded protein is MAWKFPKLTRRTFLQGAAAATAVGTLATSKIASAHLPSWDDLMFADSKRKEMKEKINFTICNFCSSLCDIEIRTLTDGENSRIVKLEGNPHSTLNRGRACARGQSGVFQTYDTDRIKTPLIRVEGSKRGEMAFRKASWEEAYAYISKNSEGVKPWEWTTVGGWTNCIFYMNWAVAFSMANQIPNIVASPMQHCVTTGHLGTDAVTGNFNIHDEILPDFDNARYIMYIANNGSMGAVSTARVVRATEGIQRGAKVVVLDPRLSETAAKADEWVRIRPGTDLDFTMAMMNEIMSKDYYDKEFCIKHTNLPFFITKDADGEWQIVRDAKGNFAIWDEVTEQAQWVKSHDNENTRDINGKRVIPVLRLPEGFTFNGKAVQTVFEAQLDEIKHVTPEFAAKTTTIPAEDIVRIAYEYSHIKPSIIDPGWMGARYNNVQMLRRTQAMLQTLVGGIDVKGGWINAGEVREKVEKAHHARMKGETQPYPLATVAGMPFAEMVVDVFSNPKNFNHGKPAWAYAFAEQQKAAGKPWVSLPVMADTGLEESVKGELIYKGEQYLTKALFINGANPVHHYFPEGMWKDILQHDNMKCVVCMDVLPSDTTAYADVILPNSTYLERDEPAVYGGGVNQDLNLRTRFRAIDPLYDTKEVTDVMFKMTEIISGAAGVEAYFNTIESLAGISAKTAKQYIAEEVAKGTPDPYAQGFRRLGFELAASNVGETPEALEKILREKGVYYIKTMDELLKEAAMPQKMPVPTRSGRLEFYSGLFENIRGKSTTRAPNFGVLATHFPSGIFGPKTFHDKMLGEQEFYFTYGKSPTVSHGSTNANNPVLHAINVFKEDIYTGIWINPARAEKMGIKTGDQIKLTNNEDANLNVQGKAYVTKQVQPEAVFMYSSFGTENKALSRASGFGSAINKIIGYKIDPVVAGFRSQEFTITVEKV